The following proteins are co-located in the Microvirga ossetica genome:
- a CDS encoding ABC transporter permease: MEQNSPERLKLALRILLILGMPIGFALAADHFVSQANLYAMMQSFAFLGLLTLGLSVTMIAGEFDLSVAAVATVAGLITVKLGGDSALIGIGGAVAFGIAVGVANAALLPWLQVSSLVTTVGSMILLTGVAFWLAGGRVLSYDNFDVSDFLDQNVAGIFSIRSLITLGCYILVAGLLHFTRIGREIYAAGGHRKAAIQSGARVGPALTVSFMISGGLSALGGSLLSLSLATASATLSGNVLLQAASAAIVGGVALSGGIGTPIGVAIGVMILTILNNGLGLLSASSTQILLVNGAILLLVVLLDGRLGISLARVLRLRERQVLTPS; the protein is encoded by the coding sequence ATGGAACAGAACTCTCCTGAACGACTGAAGCTCGCTCTGCGCATCCTGTTGATCCTCGGAATGCCGATTGGCTTTGCTCTCGCCGCCGACCATTTCGTCTCGCAAGCAAACCTCTATGCGATGATGCAGTCCTTTGCCTTTCTCGGCCTCCTGACCCTCGGCCTCTCGGTTACGATGATCGCAGGAGAGTTCGACCTGAGCGTGGCGGCCGTCGCAACAGTCGCAGGTCTCATCACTGTCAAACTCGGCGGCGACAGTGCATTAATCGGGATCGGAGGTGCCGTCGCGTTTGGCATTGCTGTTGGTGTTGCCAATGCGGCCCTCTTACCCTGGCTTCAGGTGTCATCGCTGGTGACAACGGTAGGATCGATGATCCTCCTGACCGGGGTTGCCTTCTGGCTCGCCGGGGGCCGGGTTCTGAGTTACGACAACTTCGACGTCAGTGACTTTCTCGACCAGAACGTTGCCGGCATCTTTTCGATCCGTAGCCTGATCACGCTGGGGTGCTATATCCTGGTAGCGGGACTTCTACACTTCACGCGGATCGGGCGGGAGATCTATGCGGCTGGCGGGCATCGCAAGGCTGCCATCCAGAGCGGAGCCCGCGTCGGTCCTGCGTTAACAGTCTCCTTCATGATCTCAGGAGGGCTCTCGGCCCTCGGTGGATCTCTACTGTCTCTGAGCCTCGCGACTGCATCGGCAACGCTGAGTGGAAATGTTCTCCTGCAGGCAGCCTCGGCGGCCATCGTTGGCGGAGTGGCGCTTAGCGGTGGCATCGGAACGCCCATTGGCGTCGCCATCGGGGTCATGATCCTCACTATCCTGAACAACGGCCTGGGCCTTCTCAGTGCCTCATCGACGCAGATCCTTCTGGTGAATGGCGCAATTCTGTTGCTCGTAGTCCTGCTCGACGGGCGGCTCGGAATATCCTTGGCGAGGGTCTTGAGACTGAGGGAGCGCCAAGTCCTCACCCCTAGCTGA
- a CDS encoding ABC transporter permease, with product MHPTVTPHSPSLEPRRSWLRHGATIMSSSSLHATSIRAATLILVLVASLFVPHFTDFGNIQAILYSIAPIAIGAIGMAMITLNGNLFMLSMGATAALSTVAFASLLHLGLWPALLLVIMMGIGIGLSQGVLIGITGANPIITTIAASSIIAGAGVLWTGGLTVIGSGDASSLGSGSLMALIPNQILVMLLFAATTSFVLERTRIGREIRLMGMQRNVARVAGLRLTAATLVSYAFAGAAAALAGGLIASSAARGNLTYGSDLDFNAIAAVLVGGISIQGGRGHVSDAVVGAVFLGVIGNILLVSGVSYELQLIVKGLVVLGAVIFGVVAARSTLLTFLKP from the coding sequence ATGCATCCCACCGTTACTCCCCATTCTCCATCGCTAGAGCCGCGCCGGAGCTGGCTGCGTCATGGCGCCACGATCATGTCTTCATCGAGTCTTCATGCCACGTCCATTCGGGCAGCGACTCTCATTCTCGTCCTTGTTGCAAGCCTGTTCGTCCCACACTTCACGGACTTCGGAAACATCCAAGCGATCCTGTACTCCATTGCGCCTATTGCGATCGGCGCCATCGGCATGGCGATGATCACCTTGAACGGCAACCTCTTCATGCTCTCCATGGGTGCAACCGCGGCGCTCTCGACCGTCGCATTCGCGTCTCTTCTTCACCTTGGACTGTGGCCAGCATTGCTTTTGGTTATCATGATGGGCATCGGCATCGGGCTATCCCAAGGAGTCCTGATCGGAATAACCGGCGCGAACCCCATCATCACGACCATTGCGGCATCATCGATCATCGCCGGAGCCGGGGTCCTTTGGACAGGGGGTCTCACCGTTATCGGGTCCGGAGACGCGTCATCGCTCGGATCGGGGAGTTTGATGGCTCTCATCCCCAACCAGATCCTCGTAATGCTGTTGTTTGCGGCGACGACCAGCTTCGTGCTCGAACGCACCCGAATTGGCCGAGAGATCCGTCTGATGGGGATGCAGCGGAACGTCGCCCGCGTTGCCGGGCTGCGTCTTACCGCCGCGACGTTGGTGTCCTACGCGTTCGCCGGAGCCGCGGCGGCGCTCGCCGGAGGACTCATCGCTTCGTCCGCCGCCCGCGGCAACCTGACTTATGGCAGCGATCTCGACTTCAATGCGATCGCCGCAGTCCTTGTGGGTGGGATTTCGATCCAAGGAGGTCGAGGCCATGTCTCGGACGCGGTCGTCGGCGCGGTATTCCTCGGCGTGATCGGAAACATCCTCCTGGTGAGCGGTGTCAGCTACGAGCTCCAGCTGATTGTCAAAGGGCTCGTCGTCCTTGGTGCTGTGATCTTTGGCGTGGTTGCGGCTCGGTCCACGCTTCTGACTTTCCTGAAACCGTGA
- a CDS encoding ATP-binding cassette domain-containing protein, which yields MRHIPLDIPAGRLSLAERQLVEIARGVYRQAKVLLLDEPTATLSDAEITRVFETARYLRDQGTALVFVSHRLDEVFALTDRVTVLRNGRHILTSSTPELSAKDLVRAMIGRDVAHGNHRPAPAEAGAVPRLQVSRLSIPGQLRPTDLSLAKGEILAIVGQLGSGADAIMDELAGLNGKVSAEVRIDGKTVQVNGVREAMQHGIAYVAEDRAGKGVFLDATIATNLTSSVMAQFSRRGIMQDRNEDVRSQELAAQFQIDARRLRSEVSTLSGGNQQKVSLGKAVALKPKVLLLNEPTRGVDIGARSEIYTTLRKMADQGLSILFYSTDLEEILELADRVTTVFRGTVVRSTRRESLTGDDILHDIISGHSASAAA from the coding sequence TTGAGGCATATTCCCCTCGACATCCCCGCCGGTCGATTGAGCCTCGCAGAGCGGCAATTGGTCGAGATCGCCCGCGGCGTCTACCGGCAAGCAAAGGTTCTTCTGCTTGACGAGCCAACCGCGACCCTCTCGGATGCCGAAATCACACGGGTTTTTGAGACCGCGCGCTACCTGCGCGACCAAGGTACGGCGCTGGTGTTTGTCAGTCACCGCCTCGATGAGGTCTTTGCACTCACAGACCGCGTAACAGTTCTCCGCAACGGCCGTCATATCCTAACATCATCCACTCCCGAGCTTTCGGCCAAGGACCTGGTCAGAGCCATGATTGGGCGCGATGTGGCTCACGGCAATCATCGCCCGGCTCCGGCCGAGGCAGGTGCCGTCCCAAGGCTCCAAGTCTCCCGACTGTCGATCCCAGGCCAGCTCCGTCCAACGGATCTCTCCCTGGCGAAAGGCGAGATCCTCGCCATTGTCGGGCAACTCGGATCAGGCGCCGATGCGATTATGGACGAACTGGCAGGCCTGAACGGGAAGGTTTCGGCTGAGGTTCGGATTGACGGCAAGACCGTTCAGGTCAACGGCGTGCGTGAGGCCATGCAGCACGGGATCGCCTATGTTGCTGAGGACCGCGCCGGCAAGGGCGTGTTTCTTGATGCCACAATTGCTACGAACCTCACGTCTTCCGTCATGGCACAGTTCTCGCGTCGCGGCATAATGCAGGACCGCAACGAGGATGTGCGGTCGCAGGAGCTGGCGGCACAGTTCCAAATTGATGCCCGCCGTCTTCGCAGCGAGGTCTCGACACTGAGTGGCGGCAACCAACAGAAGGTCTCCCTCGGAAAAGCCGTCGCCCTTAAGCCGAAGGTTCTTCTCCTCAACGAGCCGACACGCGGTGTGGACATTGGTGCTCGCAGCGAGATTTACACCACCTTGCGCAAGATGGCTGATCAGGGCCTGTCGATCCTCTTCTATTCAACAGACCTTGAGGAGATCCTGGAGCTCGCAGACCGTGTGACCACGGTGTTCCGCGGCACCGTTGTGCGTTCCACCCGTCGGGAAAGCCTCACCGGCGATGACATTCTCCACGACATCATCAGCGGTCATTCCGCATCCGCAGCTGCGTAG
- a CDS encoding ATP-binding cassette domain-containing protein encodes MDDAQVTYAKPVVLSARNLSKSYGGIHALEDVGLDLKAGEIHGLCGENGAGKSTFIKILGGFVRPNTGEILVNNTPLSLGHPTDPKLVSIVHQELAIVPTLPVLDNILLGTKEYGELYLRNRFKEVVRAQLDASKRLSVPNWTKWD; translated from the coding sequence ATGGACGACGCCCAAGTTACCTACGCCAAACCTGTCGTGCTCAGCGCACGCAACCTTAGCAAGAGCTATGGCGGGATCCATGCTCTCGAAGACGTCGGACTTGACCTGAAAGCAGGCGAGATCCATGGCCTGTGCGGGGAGAATGGCGCAGGCAAGAGCACATTTATCAAGATCCTTGGCGGTTTCGTCCGGCCGAACACTGGGGAGATCCTGGTCAACAACACGCCCCTCTCGCTCGGGCACCCGACCGATCCTAAACTGGTCTCGATCGTCCACCAGGAACTGGCGATCGTTCCCACCCTTCCCGTCTTGGACAACATTCTGCTGGGCACCAAAGAATACGGTGAGCTCTACCTGCGGAACCGCTTCAAAGAGGTTGTCCGTGCCCAATTGGACGCTTCAAAGAGGTTGTCCGTGCCCAATTGGACAAAGTGGGATTGA